The following proteins are encoded in a genomic region of Cryptomeria japonica chromosome 11, Sugi_1.0, whole genome shotgun sequence:
- the LOC131859835 gene encoding uncharacterized protein LOC131859835, with translation MEFPDVYEWICRACGWKGRGIESNELSFFYDGIYSVSLCAKPYEEKMSLTFNFLEGNNFLGKYEIGRYDMGNCSEESMQNNLLPVLLWMFIDPFLLRSSKVICTEAFSRFLDMFRELKLEPRIIDPRMYRLVFNSLICAGCTLFPNPMDDELVLEILAQTQQNTLILMGLEGTHRFMGLNNHQLQCALQFEPVVNVCSDCIKVSLHLDNVRCDVLSLEGISDKSIRGLPKERHFPAKICLTIGPENGFSVQGVSLSVSSSNPITDIGKGYAREAAVQTDMVGVKASKSTTSTERIKKWNFQHSVFNNTNAKLDWTLYDSTTGKPVFKTEPPKISIFSGKSVSSFDKAFTEEGGVVFARDDYGKPITWKIYRNFEGQTLKWIVQASIWLTYWPKAYGIHYFETKRHDFRQVVALTLSQPSSSSSN, from the exons ATGGAGTTTCCAGATGTTTACGAGTGGATATGTCGTGCATGTGGATGGAAGGGACGAGGGATTGAATCGAACGAGCTTAGCTTTTTTTATGATGGTATATATTCAGTATCACTTTGCGCCAAGCCTTACGAAGAAAAAATGTCTCTCACTTTCAATTTCCTTGAGGGTAACAATTTCTTAGGGAAATATGAGATTGGGAGATATGATATGGGGAATTGTAGTGAAGAATCAATGCAAAACAATTTGCTTCCAGTGCTGTTATGGATGTTTATTGATCCATTCTTACTTCGTTCCTCAAAAGTTATCTGTACTGAAGCTTTCTCAAGGTTCTTGGACATGTTCCGGGAATTGAAGTTAGAGCCGCGCATAATTGACCCCAGAATGTACAGGCTAGTATTTAACTCTCTAATCTGTGCTGGATGTACTCTTTTCCCAAATCCCATGGACGATGAACTTGTGCTCGAAATTTTGGCACAAACACAACAAAATACTCTGATACTCATGGGCTTGGAGGGAACACACCGTTTCATGG GTTTGAATAACCACCAGCTGCAATGCGCTCTTCAATTCGAACCAGTTGTCAATGTCTGCTCCGATTGCATTAAAGTGTCCTTGCATCTGGATAACGTCAGGTGCGACGTGCTTTCTTTGGAAGGAATTTCAGATAAAAGTATACGTGGTTTACCAAAAGAACGACACTTCCCGGCCAAGATCTGTTTGACAATTGGCCCTGAGAATGGATTTAGCGTCCAGGGTGTTTCCTTGAGTGTCTCATCGTCCAACCCTATCACAGACATTGGTAAGGGGTACGCCCGCGAGGCCGCAGTCCAAACTGATATGGTGGGTGTCAAGGCTTCCAAATCAACTACATCCACAGAGAGGATCAAGAAATGGAACTTCCAGCACTCTGTCTTCAATAATACCAATGCAAAGTTAGACTGGACTCTATATGATTCAACTACTGGGAAGCCAGTATTTAAGACTGAACCTCCAAAGATTTCAATTTTCAGCGGCAAATCTGTGAGTTCCTTTGATAAAGCTTTCACTGAGGAAGGAGGAGTAGTCTTTGCCAGGGACGATTATGGAAAGCCCATAACATGGAAGATCTACAGGAATTTCGAGGGACAAACATTGAAATGGATTGTACAAGCTTCCATCTGGTTAACCTATTGGCCAAAAGCATACGGTATTCACTATTTCGAGACCAAACGCCATGATTTTCGTCAAGTGGTTGCTCTTACATTGTCACAGCCTTCGTCATCCTCATCCAATTGA